The nucleotide sequence AATTTATACCATAATCAAACTACAAAGGTATTTAAATATGGACATAATTTAGGAAATAATGATTGGCTTGTTGTGTGTGCAGCCAACTCTTCATTTCTTCGTAGGAGGGAAAAAAGTGTCGGAAATAGTTGGGGCAGATGTTCAACGACTGAAAACCACCATGGAGAGTCTCTACAAGTGAAGGTAGCCTTTTCTGTTATGTCAGAATCTTAAGCAATACAAGGTAAAAAGATATAGATTGTTTACAAATCATGTATTAGGGCTCGACTTCTGCATAGCCTTTGCGATTGTAAACTCTACTTAAGTCAAACGCTTGAATTACTCACTTGAATGCATTGATCTTTTCGTTTTCCTCAAAGTTTCACACACATAGCTTTCAGCCTTTCACTCATGTTATTATCTTCGATTGTGACAACCAACTTCATTACTTGAGCCAACCCTCTGGGTTGCATGGCTGTGTTATCACAGAATAAGAGTAGAGTTATTGTACATTGAATATTCACTTAAGAAACTATTTGGAGATAACTACTAACTTATGGTATATGATTTGTCTAATCACTAAGTTGACAGGCACACAGTCAACTTATATAAAGTTGGCAGCTTCACTTGACGACAATTCTTAATTCTAACCAAGTGAAAGTTGTCAAAGCTGGCCAACGCATAGTTAGCTTTTACATAACTTGGACGATTCATCAAGTATGTGCACCGATCAACACAAATACGTTCCATGTATAAAACATGTGTCATTAATTCTACTCTTTAACACAACTGGACTGACAAACCATATAAGTGACCTTTAACCAGACCTGTGTTGTACCAACTTAGTTATATGTATTTAGCTCGAGATCAAAGGAACTAGAGATCGAACAGTTAGTATTTAGATATAATGAACTAAAATTGTTAGCAATGAATTGTAATTAGTTATAGAGAAAATTAAAGTTCAAATATCCAACTTAGAAGTTTAATATAGAAACTAAATGTGGACTTTTTGAAAAAAGTAAACATGTTAACCCATTGCCGGCAATTAACTAGCCGGAATCCTTGGGAATTTCTGCCTCGGTTATTACACCATCTCCCCACTAGCCGGAATCCCTGGGAATTGCTGCCTGAGTTCATAAAACTTGCAGCTTGGCTCGTAGCTCGCTCGACTAAAGCTTGAAAAAACTAAGCTAAAAATACTCAATTTAAAACGACCTGAGCCAAGTGGGCATTTTGTAACTGAGCCGAGCTTGGCTTGTAactgagccgagctcgagccaaGCTCAGCTCGTTTAACTTATATCTCGAGCTCAAGCCGATTAAAGCTGCCTTGTTGAATTTTGAGCCCGAGCTCGAGACCAACCTGGCTCGACTCAGCTcgactcgtttacagccctaaattGGTTACGTATCTTTTTCAAAAACAACTTACTATTTACTTATATACAAGCTCTATTTTTTTGTGAAAACAATAAACATGCTTAAAAAACTAAACATAACTTGTATTGAAAAATTTATCAATATAATTAAGTTAATTAAGGACAGACAAAATAAGTTTAAATTTAAGTTGGGTCTGCACTTGCTGATCTTGACCCAATCCTCACTATCCCCAACCCGAAAAATGGCCACGAACAGACCTGTACATGCGGCATTCGTTGCCATTTTGTCCGCCGCCCGCCATAACATCCGTATCCATCCTTCAACCCGCGTGATCTTATATGTCCTTAAATTCATTTTCACAACAGTGTTGCAACATGTTCTTGAAATACAGTTACTTGACATTGACTTATTAACTGTTGTGTAGCAGGACCAAATTTCTGTACATTTATTTTCttatattaaaaagaaaaaaaaattacacaaagACTACTTGCCCAACATTCAAAAGGCTCTCATGAGGAACATTAAAGATGACACTATGCTGTCTGCATATCTTCCTCAAGAATGCATACAAGTAATCAATACAAATCTTGTTATAAATCCCTGAATCCCTTCTTGCTTTTATAATTGTATTTCCCAGTATATGCACCACCCCCGCATCCCGACACCGTGTTAGAAAGTCGATTTCATCCATCTCCATATGCTCCATATGAGCAGGAGACGTCCCCAAGTCGCTAACCGACTCATTCGACAAAACCGTGATGTCAACAACAGACGAGAATGTATCATTAAGATCAGAATGAATGGTTTCTTGATTGTATAAACTGTAGTCATCTGAATCCGAGCTTCCATCCAGTAACGACTCGAGTTTCGCAAACAAAAACACGCTATCAAGTATTTTCTTTTCAAATTCATCGTCCCGTTTCTGGTCTTTATACCCGTACCTTGCAACACATCTAAACATATGATAATTCTTTGGTCCGATTCGTCTCACCAAGAATCTTTCATCTTCGGGGACCGTGTAAACCGGAAGGGATTTCACACACACCAAAACGACTACAGAATGGATCGCGGGTAGATTGGTTATAAAATGTGAAAAAATACGCGGGACCCCACTGGCTAGCTCGGTGTACACGAGCCCGATACCGGGAACACGGACCAGGCCCAAACTTGGGCCCAGGTTCAGAATCCATGCCATTGATATCCTACTTTGCATCTCAAACTCATACCTTTTTACTGTGCCATAATGCCATACATACATGATGAGAAGAAACACTGCGGCTATCGCGAGCGGGACCCACGCACCTTGATCGACCTTGATGACGACTGCTGAAAAGTAAGTGCATTCCACCACTAACGATAAGAATGTCATGATGAAGACGAGAAACCAGCTACAATTCCAAACGAGTATCATGATTAATATCATGAGGAAAGTTGTCACCAACATGACTATCACAACCGCCGTGCCTACAAACACACAGAATCGATATAAAAATTCTAATAACTtcaagagtaaaatgccattttcgtccctgaggtttggccggtttacgactttcgtccaaaggtttgtttttctgcatctggatccaaaagatttgagatcttgccattttcatcgtGCTCGTTAACGCCATCcctttttctccgttaagtcagggatatttccatcttttttgttaacttaaagggcaactCGGTCTTTTTCAGTTTCTTTACAAGTATTTAGCATAATTTACAAGTGttcaaaagaccgaattgctttttaagttaacaaaaaatacggaaatacccctgacttaacggagaaaaatggatggagttaacgagccggatgaaaaggCAAGATTTGGACGAAAAtcgcaaaactggtcaaacctcagggatgaaaatggcaatttactctaaatacAATTAACAGGAtaaaatacatacatatatacactagtgttcactctagaacctcaCCCTAGATATATagcgaaaaaaaaaaagaaataaaacttACCATAAGCATTACCAATTTGGCTTTGATTTTGGAATCCAGTTGTTACAAGAATGCAAAGAATCATAAGGACCCAATTAATATCAGGAACGTATATCTGCCCAAGAAACTTCCTTGACGTATGAACAACTTTGACCCGAGGGAAACACCCGAGTGCACACGCCTGATTAATTATTGAAAACGTAGCAGATATAGAAGCCTGACTCGCGACAATAGCAGCTAATGTTGCAACAATATACATTGGCCAGTATATACTCTCTGCAACATTTATAACAACATATATATGTTTACTTCACTATTTCAAGAACATTAACCATaacaatatataataaaattaatttaaCAAACCTGGAATAGAGCGGTAAAATGCATCATACACTTGTTCCTTGTTATTCATGAGGTAGGCTGCTTGTCCACAATAAGCTAGAAGAAGGCACGGGAACACAACGGTTGTAAATGCCAGCTGTATTGCCGAAAGTGGAAAATGTGCCAGATCAGCAAATAGTGCCTCCGTCCCTGTCCATGTCAGCAATCAAAAATCTATCAGATAAATAAACAATCAGGTTTTATATGTTTTTAAGATTATTAAAATGTTGAAACACCTGTGATGCTCAACATGATTCCTCCAAGGGAAGTCCAACCATGTTTTCCTCTCCTTTTAAAGTACCAAAATATATGTAACGGGCAAAAAGCGCGTAACACTGTCATGTCATGTTTTAAAATGTTGTAAACTCCAACTCCTCCGATTAATATAAACCAAAGCAACACAACTGGAGCAAAAAGCCATCCGACTTTATCAGGACCATGATGTTGTACGCAAAACAATCCTACTAGTATCAAAACAGCAATCGCCACAATAAACTctgcaacaaaaaaaaaaaaaaaaaaaaaaaacttcataaGCATATTGTGAACAAGTTACATTGAACAaaggagtaaaatgccatttccgTCCTTGAGGTctggccagttttgtgactttcgtccaaaggtttctTTTTTTCCCATCTGGATCCAAAATggttgaaatcttgccattttcatccgactcgttaacttcatccatttttctccgttaagtcagggtattaccgtctttttagacatttttttattaaactaaaaacactataagaaATAAAGATCCACCTTTGTTGACTTTTTTACTCAAGTGtttttagtttaataaaaaaatgtctaaaaagacggtaatacccctgacttaacgaagaaaaatggatggagttaacgagtcggatgaaaatggcaagatttcgaACTTTTTGGATCCAGGTGcgaaaaaaacaaacctttggacgaaagtcgcaaaactggccagacctcaaggacgaaaatggcattttactcttgaACAAAGTATAAGGATGTTTAGTCTCGTACCATTTTTCATCCACGGGTGGTTTACCTTGATGCCACCAGAAGCTGATAAAACTGTTAAAAACATATATGTTGATTAAAGATTTCATTAGGAAAACGGATGCTAATGATAAAGATCGATCATTACATATGAAAGAATAATTACGTAAGTTCACCTGAAATAGCGGGAGTTAGAATTCCGTCTCCAATCACCATGCAAGTACCAAGAAGGACAAGTACGAGAAGTGCGTTTTTATTTAACGCATGTGCT is from Helianthus annuus cultivar XRQ/B chromosome 9, HanXRQr2.0-SUNRISE, whole genome shotgun sequence and encodes:
- the LOC110878621 gene encoding potassium transporter 11, whose translation is MEGSVDNDKKKNEGKGGMWALQQKFDQPMDEEASKLKNMYTERNCSWMMLVRLSFQSLGVVYGDLGTSPLYVFYNTFPKGINDTEDVVGALSLIIYSLTLVPLIKYVFIVCRANDNGQGGTFALYSLLCRHAKIKMIPNQHRTDEKLTTYSRTPIHEHSFAAKTKRWLEAHALNKNALLVLVLLGTCMVIGDGILTPAISVLSASGGIKVNHPWMKNEFIVAIAVLILVGLFCVQHHGPDKVGWLFAPVVLLWFILIGGVGVYNILKHDMTVLRAFCPLHIFWYFKRRGKHGWTSLGGIMLSITGTEALFADLAHFPLSAIQLAFTTVVFPCLLLAYCGQAAYLMNNKEQVYDAFYRSIPESIYWPMYIVATLAAIVASQASISATFSIINQACALGCFPRVKVVHTSRKFLGQIYVPDINWVLMILCILVTTGFQNQSQIGNAYGTAVVIVMLVTTFLMILIMILVWNCSWFLVFIMTFLSLVVECTYFSAVVIKVDQGAWVPLAIAAVFLLIMYVWHYGTVKRYEFEMQSRISMAWILNLGPSLGLVRVPGIGLVYTELASGVPRIFSHFITNLPAIHSVVVLVCVKSLPVYTVPEDERFLVRRIGPKNYHMFRCVARYGYKDQKRDDEFEKKILDSVFLFAKLESLLDGSSDSDDYSLYNQETIHSDLNDTFSSVVDITVLSNESVSDLGTSPAHMEHMEMDEIDFLTRCRDAGVVHILGNTIIKARRDSGIYNKICIDYLYAFLRKICRQHSVIFNVPHESLLNVGQVVFV